The stretch of DNA CACAATCGTAAGAGCCAAGCCCCTACAGCAGTTATTTTAATTGTTCAATTCACACATTAAAAGTAAAAGATTATGAATCAGAAAAATTTTGAATACCTGAGCAATCAGCTAAAGTTTTCCGGTTTCGGAGAGGGATTAGAAAGTGAATTAAAGCTGCATCTTGAAAAACAGCAACCTCAGTTTGAATTAAAGCATCAAATGGAATATGGAAAAGATGAAATTAAAGCCTTGCTTCACTTTAGAAAATCGGATCAAAGCGACTTGTACTTTTTTAACAAGTACGACTTGGAACTGAAACAAGCAGGTGCCAATGATTCTCTAAAGCAAATATTTTACATGGCAAATGATCATACCATTACTTTAAAGGAAGCATATAACCTGATGAGCGGCAGGTCGGTTAATAAGGATTTGTACAACAAAGAAGGAATGTTATACAATGCCTGGCTGCAACTGGATTTCAAGCAAACGGAAGAGAACGGTAATTTCAAGATTCGACAGTTTCACCAGAACTATGGCTTTGACCTTTCAAGGGAATTGGATAAGCACCTGATTAAAGAATTAAACTCGGAACAAGAAAGAAGCCGGTTAATTGAATCCTTAAATCGAGGCAACCGTCAGGTGGTCACCTTTGTTTATGAGTCAGGAGAACAGAAACGGTACGTCGAAGCAAGTCCTCAGTTTAAAGCTATTAATATTTACGATAACAATTTACGTCGTGTAGGAATAAGAGAAATTGCTGGAGAAAAAGAATCTCCTGGTGATGCTAACTCATTGCGAAAGGAAGCTAATAAAACTCAGCAGAAGTTATCCGAAGGGGATGATGAGCCGGAAGCAACGAAAGAAAGCAACAAAAAAATAAAACGTAAACGGCAGTCGATTCATTAATGCTCAAGGGAGGTTGAATAAGAAATAGCTACTAAATAAATGGCTACGCTAAAGGAATTATCGGAGTTTTTTGATGCGATTCAGGGGGATCCCAAAATAAGTGTAACACACGTTTCACTTTTTATGGCTATCCTCAAGTGCTATCATAACCAGGGATATAAAAGTCCTGTAACTGTATTTAGTTATGAGTTAATGCCGATAGCAAAAATATCCAGTAGTGCTACTTTTCATAAAACACTGCGTGAATTAGCTGAGTACAGGTATATCCGGTATGAACCATCGTTTAATAATCGAAGAAAGAGTAGGATATTTCTTAATGAGTAATAGTGTTTAAGTATGGCCCGGAAACGGGCTTTTTTCATTAGCGAGGAGAAGTGAGATGGAATTTGGAGAACAGGGCAATAGCTCAATTGTGAAAAAAGAAAAAGAGGAACAAAGACATGTGAATGATTTTAGTACAGATGAATTAAAAATGCTAAATTTAGTAGTAGAAATTATTGTTGAATACCTATTACAAAATGATGATTTATGAATGCTATTGGCTATATGCGATTAAGTGTAAGAGATCAATCTCGTTATTCACTGGAGTATCAGGAACAGAGTATACGCGATTATTGCACCCGTAATAATCTTGTATTGACAGCCTTGTTTAAAGATAATGGAGAAAGTAGTTATACATTTGATCGCCCCGACTATAAAGCCGTAGAAACATTCATTAAGAAACATAAGGGTCAAAACCAATATTTTATTATAATGGATCATGACCGCTTCAGTAGAAATCTTGCTGAAGCATTAATGAAAATAAGTGAGCTTGAAACTAAATATCATATTAAAGTAATAGCAACGCATGAATCCGTTGATATTGACACAAATGATCCTACTGTTTTTATGCAGCGTGCTTTTCGTTATCTATTAGCCAATGAAGAATTGCTAAGGATTAGAAAAAGAACCCGAGATGGAATGCGTCAAGCCCAACAATCGGGTAGATATTTAGGGTTAGCCCCCTTTGGTTATACAAATTCAAAGGATTCCGATGGCAAAGCAGTATTGTTGGTTGACGATAAGCACGCTTTAATAATCCAAACTATTTTCATGGAGTACCTTTCTGGTACACCTATCAACGAAATTCAAAAAAGAGCTAAGGAAAAAGGTTTCTCCAGAAATGGTAATAGTGCAATAAGAAGAGTTTTAAGTAATTCCGTATATGCAGGATTAATAAAGGTTGTAGCAGAAAAGAATAAACCTGAAAAATATGTAAAAGGGCTGCATATACCTATTATTAACAGTGCTGATTTTTGGAAGGTTCAAGAAAAACTGGGGAATATTAAGCCCCTAAAAACACAGCTGCGAGATGATTTTCCATTGCGTGGTGTTCTTAGATGCTGGTGTGGTAAACACATGACTGCCGGATTTTCAAAAGGAAAAAACAAATACTATCTATATTATAGATGTAGAGAACACAGCTCAGTTAATATCCCAGGCATAGTTTTACATGAACAGTTTGAAAAATTGTTAAAGATTTTAAGTTTTTCTCAAGATCAGGTTGATTATATAACCAAACAATGTTTAAAGCGTTTGAAAGATTCAACCAAAGATATTGAAAGTCAACAAGCCTCAAGGTTAAAGCAACTTGAAGAAATTAACCGCAAACTCGACAAGTTAGAAGGAAGGTTAATGGAAGATGAAATTGATAGTGCAACTTATAAAAAGTGGCATAAGAAATATTCTTACGAGAAAGTATTAATTACAGAGGAGATTAGTCAATTGACCAAAAAGGAAAATTCTGATTGGGAACAGAAAATTAAGAAAGTTTTGCCTGAGTTAACAAGACTGAATGAGATATATGAAATCGCATCCCTTCACAATAAACAATCTTTAATACGTGAGGTGTTCAAACATG from Solitalea canadensis DSM 3403 encodes:
- a CDS encoding recombinase family protein, with protein sequence MNAIGYMRLSVRDQSRYSLEYQEQSIRDYCTRNNLVLTALFKDNGESSYTFDRPDYKAVETFIKKHKGQNQYFIIMDHDRFSRNLAEALMKISELETKYHIKVIATHESVDIDTNDPTVFMQRAFRYLLANEELLRIRKRTRDGMRQAQQSGRYLGLAPFGYTNSKDSDGKAVLLVDDKHALIIQTIFMEYLSGTPINEIQKRAKEKGFSRNGNSAIRRVLSNSVYAGLIKVVAEKNKPEKYVKGLHIPIINSADFWKVQEKLGNIKPLKTQLRDDFPLRGVLRCWCGKHMTAGFSKGKNKYYLYYRCREHSSVNIPGIVLHEQFEKLLKILSFSQDQVDYITKQCLKRLKDSTKDIESQQASRLKQLEEINRKLDKLEGRLMEDEIDSATYKKWHKKYSYEKVLITEEISQLTKKENSDWEQKIKKVLPELTRLNEIYEIASLHNKQSLIREVFKHDLTYSDGAFRTPLVNHLFSCNSLKANEKGLLFIEQPSVVWESVPCGSGDGS